A single genomic interval of Candidatus Binataceae bacterium harbors:
- the glnA gene encoding type I glutamate--ammonia ligase yields the protein MTPKEVLQTIKDKGVVMVDLKFIDLLGTWQHFTAPISEFKDEGPFEEGLGFDGSSIRGWQAIDASDMLVIPDPSTAVMDPFTKDPTLTMICDISDPITRADYTRDPRNVARKAEKYLKSTGIADTVYFGPEPEFFIFDGVRYETSQHQSFHYIESNEGNWNTGREFNVSDPGRNLGYKPRNKEGYFPVPPADTMQDIRTEMVLEMERVGIRVEKQHHEVATAGQAEIDMRFQPLVKMSDWLTWYKYICKNVAVRHGKTVTFMPKPIFGDNGTGMHVHQSLWKGETPLFAGNGYAGMSELGMHYIAGILHHAPSIAAFTNPTTNSYRRLVPGFEAPINLAYSSRNRSASVRIPMYSPSPKAKRIEVRFPDPLANPYLAFTAMMMAGLDGIQRRLDPGQPLDKDIYALTPAELAEVPSMPASLDEALNNMKNDHEYLLKGDVFTEDLIETWIDYKMSKEVSAMRLRPHPYEFALYFDA from the coding sequence ATGACGCCCAAAGAAGTCTTGCAAACGATCAAGGACAAGGGAGTGGTGATGGTCGATTTGAAGTTCATCGACCTGCTCGGTACCTGGCAACACTTCACCGCACCGATCTCCGAGTTCAAGGATGAGGGGCCATTCGAGGAAGGACTAGGCTTCGACGGCTCCTCGATACGCGGCTGGCAGGCAATCGACGCGAGCGACATGCTCGTGATCCCGGACCCGAGCACCGCAGTGATGGATCCGTTTACCAAGGATCCAACGCTCACCATGATCTGCGATATCTCGGACCCGATTACCCGCGCCGATTACACGCGCGACCCGCGCAACGTCGCCCGAAAGGCGGAGAAATATCTCAAGTCAACCGGCATCGCGGACACCGTGTACTTCGGTCCGGAGCCGGAGTTTTTCATCTTTGATGGAGTGCGCTACGAGACGAGCCAGCATCAGTCGTTCCACTATATCGAATCGAATGAAGGCAACTGGAACACCGGTCGTGAGTTCAACGTGAGCGACCCGGGCCGCAACCTTGGCTACAAGCCGCGCAACAAGGAAGGCTACTTCCCGGTACCGCCGGCCGACACCATGCAGGACATCCGCACCGAAATGGTGCTCGAGATGGAGCGGGTTGGAATTCGAGTCGAGAAGCAGCATCACGAGGTTGCGACGGCCGGGCAGGCCGAAATCGACATGCGCTTCCAGCCGCTGGTGAAGATGTCGGACTGGCTGACCTGGTACAAGTACATCTGCAAGAACGTCGCGGTCCGGCACGGCAAAACGGTAACCTTCATGCCCAAGCCGATTTTCGGCGACAATGGCACCGGCATGCACGTGCATCAGAGCCTGTGGAAGGGGGAAACGCCGTTGTTTGCAGGCAACGGGTACGCAGGGATGTCGGAGCTCGGGATGCACTACATCGCGGGCATCCTGCACCACGCGCCGTCGATCGCGGCGTTCACCAACCCCACCACCAATTCCTATCGGCGTCTGGTGCCCGGCTTCGAGGCGCCGATCAATTTGGCGTACTCGAGCCGTAACCGCTCGGCCTCGGTGCGCATCCCGATGTATTCGCCGTCGCCGAAGGCCAAGCGCATCGAGGTGCGGTTCCCGGATCCGCTGGCCAACCCATACCTGGCGTTCACCGCGATGATGATGGCCGGTCTCGACGGCATCCAGCGTCGGCTCGACCCGGGTCAGCCGCTGGACAAGGATATCTACGCGTTGACGCCTGCGGAGTTGGCGGAAGTGCCGAGCATGCCGGCATCCCTAGATGAAGCACTGAACAACATGAAGAACGATCACGAGTACCTGCTCAAGGGCGATGTGTTCACCGAAGACCTCATCGAGACCTGGATCGACTACAAGATGTCCAAGGAAGTGAGCGCGATGCGCCTGCGCCCGCATCCGTACGAATTCGCGCTGTACTTCGACGCGTAG
- a CDS encoding polysaccharide deacetylase, whose protein sequence is MEAKVTVCLTFDFDALSLWIGGFRARSLSAISRGEFGRVGALRLIEILKHWKIPSTWFVPGHSAETFPEIIERLVAEGHEIGNHGYLHTHPKNPEDEEQILLHGNEVLSRMTGLKPVGFRSPGAGLSENMVRLLLKHGFEYDSSLMGDDFTPYYMRMGDQAPDDGPYVFGKPVNVLEIPFTWGLDDFPAFEYTVIRGSIQPGLASPNAVFDIWAGDFDYLYDRLGEGIYTLTMHPQVIGRGHRLLMLERLIDHIHSHRRVEFSTMSAVASAWKQAHPISA, encoded by the coding sequence ATGGAAGCCAAAGTCACGGTCTGCCTCACCTTCGATTTCGATGCACTCTCGCTCTGGATCGGCGGCTTTCGCGCGCGATCGCTGAGTGCCATCTCGCGCGGGGAATTCGGCCGGGTCGGCGCGTTGCGCCTCATCGAGATACTCAAGCACTGGAAAATCCCGTCGACCTGGTTCGTTCCCGGTCATAGCGCCGAGACGTTTCCTGAAATCATCGAACGATTGGTTGCCGAGGGCCACGAGATTGGCAACCACGGCTACCTACATACCCATCCCAAGAACCCGGAAGACGAAGAGCAGATTCTGCTTCACGGCAACGAAGTGTTGTCGCGGATGACCGGCCTCAAACCGGTGGGATTTCGTTCGCCCGGCGCCGGGCTTAGCGAAAACATGGTTCGTCTGCTTCTGAAGCATGGCTTCGAGTACGACTCCAGCCTGATGGGTGACGATTTCACGCCCTATTACATGCGAATGGGTGACCAGGCGCCGGACGATGGCCCCTACGTGTTCGGCAAACCGGTCAACGTACTCGAGATTCCGTTTACCTGGGGCCTGGATGATTTTCCCGCCTTCGAGTACACCGTTATCCGCGGTTCCATCCAGCCGGGACTGGCCTCGCCCAACGCGGTTTTCGACATCTGGGCGGGCGACTTCGATTACCTCTACGATCGGCTCGGCGAGGGCATCTACACCCTGACCATGCATCCGCAGGTCATCGGCCGCGGCCACCGCTTACTGATGTTGGAAAGACTAATTGATCACATCCACTCTCATCGCCGGGTCGAGTTCAGCACGATGTCGGCGGTCGCCAGCGCTTGGAAGCAGGCTCACCCGATAAGCGCTTAA
- a CDS encoding M1 family aminopeptidase, translating to MYKPRFLDEVAEQLGDRDAFAGHLVAGRRPFQPSDVEPQWPRDRAVDILHIKLDVALDFERKRIAGTATHRLTAIVDELKTLEFDATELEIGSVRVGRESASFQSQDGKVQVTLPRALKAGAEVEVAIEYSGAPRRGLYFVGPDSAYPDKPVEAWTQGEDEDSRYWFPCYDYPNDRATSEVIATVPDHFTAISNGALLCNRHNPAARTRTFHWRHDVPHSTYLITLAAGEFVAIEDRAGNTPVLYYVHPGREDDARRAFGNTPRMIQFFERIIGVPYPYSKYAQVAVSDFIFGGMENTSATTQTADTLHDARAHLDFKSDPLVAHELAHQWWGDLLTCRDWSHAWLNEGFATYFEALWCEENLGADEFAWNLRQDREAYLAEDSHDYRRPIVCNRYRAPIELFDRHLYEKGSLVLHMLRRELGDTLFYKSLNVYCTRHRGGNVVTADLERACEESTGRNLEWFFDQWVYKEGHPEIEVASSYDDQRKLASITVKQTQKTSATTPLFRFTTALALLDSEGKETRHQVEIRETEQVFNLPCDKAPKSVRLDPDFDIAKTLKHKRGREALELELKQLPEGIGRAAAARELGKEGSPQATAALKDALLSDKFWGVQADAAAALGEVRTDAALDALIEGLGGQHPKTRRAVARALGQFRDNERAASALAALLEKGDESYFVEAETALALGKTRDRRAGGILERALQRPSYLDVIRAHALGGIAESRDERALGVGREWSTYGKPPRARVAALGALAKIARQREAWREEIIDYLMPLSDDREFMVRMRLPGALEEIGDSRAIAPLRRLADRELDGRIQRRARAAVAAISEGRNRTEQDTRVREDLDKLRDENKKLQQRLEKLEALAKNKA from the coding sequence ATGTATAAGCCGCGATTCCTGGACGAAGTTGCCGAGCAGCTGGGAGACCGCGACGCGTTCGCTGGACATCTCGTTGCCGGGCGCCGCCCGTTTCAGCCATCCGATGTTGAACCGCAGTGGCCGCGCGATCGCGCGGTCGACATTCTGCACATCAAACTGGACGTCGCACTCGACTTCGAGCGCAAGCGCATCGCCGGCACCGCCACTCACCGCCTGACTGCGATAGTGGATGAGCTCAAGACGCTCGAGTTCGACGCGACCGAACTCGAGATCGGCTCGGTGCGCGTCGGCAGAGAGTCGGCATCCTTCCAATCACAGGACGGGAAAGTGCAGGTGACGCTGCCACGCGCGCTCAAAGCGGGCGCCGAGGTTGAGGTGGCCATTGAGTACTCGGGAGCGCCCCGCCGTGGTCTCTATTTCGTCGGTCCCGACAGCGCCTACCCGGACAAGCCCGTCGAGGCCTGGACCCAGGGCGAAGATGAAGATTCGCGCTATTGGTTCCCGTGCTACGACTACCCAAACGATCGCGCGACCAGCGAAGTCATTGCGACCGTTCCCGACCACTTCACTGCGATTTCCAATGGCGCGCTACTGTGCAATAGGCACAATCCGGCAGCGCGCACCCGCACGTTTCACTGGCGTCACGACGTGCCGCATTCCACCTATCTCATCACCCTGGCCGCCGGTGAATTCGTCGCCATCGAGGATCGCGCGGGCAACACTCCCGTCCTGTACTACGTGCATCCGGGGCGCGAGGATGACGCGCGCCGCGCGTTCGGCAATACGCCGCGCATGATTCAATTCTTCGAGCGGATCATCGGCGTTCCCTACCCCTACAGCAAGTACGCGCAGGTCGCGGTCAGCGATTTCATCTTCGGTGGGATGGAAAACACCTCCGCGACGACCCAGACCGCCGACACCCTGCACGATGCGCGCGCGCATCTCGATTTCAAAAGCGATCCGCTGGTCGCGCACGAACTGGCCCATCAATGGTGGGGCGACCTGCTCACCTGCCGTGATTGGTCGCACGCCTGGCTCAACGAGGGCTTCGCCACCTATTTCGAAGCGTTATGGTGCGAAGAAAACCTGGGGGCCGACGAGTTCGCGTGGAACCTGCGGCAGGATCGCGAGGCCTACCTCGCGGAAGACTCGCACGACTATCGGCGCCCCATCGTATGCAACCGCTATCGTGCGCCGATCGAGCTGTTTGACCGGCATCTTTACGAAAAAGGATCGCTGGTCTTGCACATGTTGCGGCGGGAACTGGGCGATACCCTGTTCTACAAATCCTTGAACGTCTATTGTACCCGGCATCGCGGCGGCAACGTCGTTACCGCTGATCTGGAACGCGCCTGCGAGGAGTCGACCGGGCGGAACCTCGAATGGTTCTTCGACCAATGGGTATACAAGGAGGGCCATCCGGAGATCGAGGTTGCGAGCTCGTACGACGACCAGCGCAAGTTGGCCAGCATCACGGTTAAACAAACCCAGAAGACCTCCGCGACGACTCCGCTATTTCGATTCACCACCGCGCTCGCGCTGCTGGACTCGGAAGGCAAAGAGACGCGTCATCAGGTCGAGATTCGCGAAACCGAGCAGGTGTTCAATCTTCCATGCGATAAGGCGCCCAAGTCGGTTCGCCTCGATCCGGACTTCGACATCGCCAAGACCCTCAAGCACAAGCGTGGGCGCGAGGCCCTGGAATTAGAGCTCAAGCAACTGCCCGAGGGGATCGGACGCGCGGCCGCTGCGCGCGAGCTGGGTAAAGAAGGCAGCCCACAGGCCACGGCGGCGCTCAAGGACGCCCTGCTGAGCGACAAGTTCTGGGGCGTGCAGGCCGACGCCGCCGCGGCGCTCGGGGAGGTTCGCACCGACGCCGCACTTGATGCACTTATCGAGGGTCTCGGCGGTCAGCATCCCAAGACGCGCCGCGCCGTTGCTCGCGCACTCGGGCAGTTCCGCGACAATGAGCGGGCCGCATCCGCACTCGCCGCGCTGCTCGAGAAGGGGGACGAGAGTTATTTCGTCGAGGCGGAAACCGCACTGGCGCTCGGCAAGACCCGCGACCGTCGCGCGGGTGGAATTCTGGAGCGCGCTCTTCAGCGCCCGTCGTATTTGGATGTGATCCGCGCTCACGCCCTCGGCGGTATCGCCGAGAGCCGCGACGAACGCGCGCTTGGGGTCGGCCGGGAATGGAGCACGTACGGGAAGCCTCCACGCGCTCGAGTCGCGGCTCTCGGCGCTCTAGCCAAAATAGCGCGGCAGCGCGAAGCTTGGCGCGAGGAGATCATTGACTACCTGATGCCGCTGAGTGACGACCGTGAATTCATGGTTCGCATGCGGCTGCCCGGAGCGCTCGAGGAAATAGGCGATTCACGTGCGATAGCCCCGTTGCGACGGCTGGCCGACCGCGAGCTCGATGGCAGAATCCAGCGGCGCGCACGCGCCGCGGTCGCCGCGATTAGCGAAGGCCGCAACCGTACCGAGCAGGACACCCGGGTGCGCGAGGACTTGGACAAGCTCCGCGACGAGAACAAGAAGTTACAGCAGCGCCTCGAAAAACTGGAAGCACTGGCCAAGAACAAAGCCTGA